The Collimonas fungivorans Ter331 genome has a segment encoding these proteins:
- a CDS encoding enoyl-CoA hydratase/isomerase family protein produces the protein MTYQTLTIQHAPRVATIVLNRPDVRNAFNETMIAEITHAFAELGSSTEVRAIVLAANGAAFCAGGDLNWMKAMADYTPEQNRADAALLATMLRTIYQCPKPVIAKVQGDCYAGGLGLVAACDIVAAVDTAQFCLSEVKIGLIPATISPYVIKAIGESAARRYFITAERFSAATGQKLGLVHEVAAAEQLDESVAVLLKALLAASPNAVTEAKRLVRAVAGQPLTAVLIADTVEEIAKIRASAEGREGVRAFLEKRKPSWLQ, from the coding sequence GTGACTTATCAAACTTTGACAATACAGCATGCACCCCGGGTAGCGACCATCGTCCTCAACCGGCCCGACGTGCGCAATGCCTTCAACGAAACCATGATCGCCGAAATCACCCACGCGTTTGCCGAATTGGGCAGCAGCACCGAAGTGAGGGCGATCGTGCTGGCCGCCAATGGCGCGGCGTTCTGCGCCGGCGGCGATTTGAACTGGATGAAGGCGATGGCCGACTACACGCCGGAACAGAACCGCGCCGATGCCGCGCTGCTGGCGACCATGCTGCGCACCATTTACCAATGTCCCAAGCCGGTGATCGCCAAGGTGCAGGGCGACTGTTACGCCGGTGGACTGGGCCTGGTGGCTGCCTGCGATATCGTGGCGGCGGTGGATACGGCGCAGTTCTGCCTGTCGGAAGTAAAAATCGGGCTGATCCCGGCGACCATCTCGCCCTACGTCATCAAGGCGATCGGCGAGTCGGCCGCGCGCCGCTATTTCATTACCGCCGAACGGTTTTCTGCCGCAACCGGCCAGAAACTGGGCCTGGTGCATGAAGTGGCGGCAGCGGAGCAACTGGATGAAAGCGTGGCTGTGCTGCTCAAGGCCTTGCTGGCGGCCAGCCCTAACGCCGTCACCGAGGCCAAGCGCCTGGTGCGCGCGGTTGCGGGCCAGCCGCTGACGGCAGTACTGATCGCCGACACCGTGGAAGAAATCGCCAAAATCCGCGCTTCCGCCGAGGGGCGCGAGGGTGTGCGCGCCTTCCTGGAGAAGCGCAAACCGTCCTGGCTGCAGTGA
- the bioD gene encoding dethiobiotin synthase: protein MTDMIANTQKAAWFIAGTDTEIGKTLIAGALLHGLTKTGVRSAGMKPVAAGAELRNGAWHNDDADVLAAEASVTLPQEMTTPFLLRQATAPHIAAEQEQRSIELAHILSCYQQIAALADAVVVEGVGGFRVPLNDTHDTADLAQQLGLPVVLVVGLRLGCISHALLTAEAIAARGLRLAGWVANTVDAAMLNADANIAALKSRIDAPFLGHVPRMDELPARALVEAAASHLDFSRLPDWPKPSVANLI, encoded by the coding sequence ATGACTGACATGATCGCCAATACGCAAAAGGCCGCCTGGTTCATCGCCGGCACCGACACTGAAATCGGCAAGACGCTGATCGCCGGCGCTCTGCTGCATGGGCTGACAAAAACCGGCGTGCGCAGCGCCGGCATGAAACCGGTTGCCGCCGGCGCCGAACTGCGCAACGGCGCCTGGCACAACGACGATGCCGATGTCCTGGCGGCGGAAGCCAGCGTGACGCTGCCGCAGGAGATGACCACACCGTTCCTGCTGCGCCAGGCGACCGCGCCGCATATCGCCGCAGAGCAGGAACAGCGGAGCATAGAACTGGCGCATATCCTCTCCTGTTACCAGCAGATCGCAGCGCTGGCCGATGCGGTGGTGGTCGAAGGCGTCGGCGGCTTCCGGGTGCCGCTCAACGATACCCACGATACCGCCGACCTGGCGCAGCAGCTCGGCTTGCCGGTGGTGCTGGTGGTGGGTTTGCGGCTGGGCTGCATCAGCCACGCGCTATTGACGGCAGAGGCGATTGCCGCCCGCGGCTTGCGCCTGGCCGGCTGGGTCGCCAATACCGTCGACGCCGCCATGCTCAACGCCGACGCCAATATCGCGGCGCTCAAAAGCCGCATCGACGCACCATTTCTAGGCCATGTGCCGCGCATGGACGAGCTGCCGGCCAGGGCGCTGGTCGAGGCCGCGGCCAGCCATCTGGATTTTTCACGTTTGCCGGATTGGCCCAAGCCATCCGTCGCCAACCTTATTTAA
- a CDS encoding alpha/beta hydrolase family protein: protein MPLATDIDETVTRLPVTVKNLYGRSYTGEVIVTRFKPTGPGPFPIVIINHGRGSDRTTPGRFRYTQQARFFTERGFAVFVPTRLGYGDTGVEPDPEDSGGCRDKDYAPMAEAASNEVLAVLAYAKQQPYVNPERVLLVGQSVGGYTTTATAAKMPQGLVAAINFAGGSGGDPETHPGVPCQGAKLESMYAQFGKTAKVPMLWIYTENDLYFGPQYSQAWYAAFNKAGGQAEFKLLPPFAKNGHMLFVSGLNIWQPLVAEFLGRNGFPAEPLTK, encoded by the coding sequence ATGCCGTTGGCGACGGACATCGATGAAACGGTGACCAGACTGCCGGTAACGGTCAAGAACCTGTATGGACGGAGTTATACCGGCGAGGTGATCGTGACCCGGTTCAAACCCACGGGTCCAGGTCCGTTTCCTATTGTTATCATCAATCACGGCCGCGGCAGCGATCGCACCACGCCCGGACGTTTCCGCTACACCCAGCAGGCGCGCTTCTTCACCGAGCGCGGTTTTGCCGTGTTTGTGCCGACCCGGCTGGGTTACGGCGATACCGGCGTCGAGCCCGATCCAGAGGACAGCGGCGGCTGCCGTGACAAAGATTACGCACCGATGGCGGAGGCTGCCAGCAATGAAGTGCTGGCGGTGCTCGCGTATGCCAAGCAGCAACCTTACGTCAATCCCGAGCGGGTGCTGCTGGTCGGCCAGTCGGTGGGCGGTTACACCACTACCGCCACCGCCGCCAAGATGCCCCAGGGCCTGGTGGCGGCGATCAATTTTGCCGGCGGCTCCGGCGGCGATCCAGAGACGCATCCCGGCGTGCCTTGCCAGGGCGCCAAGCTGGAAAGCATGTATGCGCAATTCGGCAAGACCGCCAAGGTGCCGATGCTGTGGATATATACCGAAAACGACCTGTATTTCGGTCCGCAGTACAGCCAGGCCTGGTATGCGGCATTCAACAAGGCCGGCGGCCAGGCGGAATTCAAGCTGCTGCCGCCGTTCGCCAAGAATGGCCACATGCTGTTTGTATCCGGCCTGAACATCTGGCAGCCGCTGGTGGCTGAGTTCTTGGGACGGAACGGATTTCCTGCGGAGCCATTGACCAAATGA
- the bioF gene encoding 8-amino-7-oxononanoate synthase has protein sequence MPELLTEIRDQLAALQEQKLLRKRRIVDGPQGPLLDVEGRQYLAFCSNDYLGLANHPALRAAAQAGLDQYGVGASASALISGHTSVVEELELALAAFTGLPRALHFSTGYMANMGTIPALVGPGDIVFSDRLNHACLIDGARLSGAQFRVYPHADVARLEQLLAKSEHPRKLVVTDAVFSMDGDIAPLPELLALCEKYDAWLLVDDAHGFGVLGPQGRGSLAHFGLQSQRILYMGTLGKAAGVAGAFVAGDALLIEWLLQCARTYVFTTASPPMLASALLAAVRLMQEEDWRQQHLRTLIARLRSGLASLPWPLLPSETPVQALIVEDNQLALDLMAGLREQGIWVPAIRPPTVPKGTARLRISLSAAHSIEQVDQLVSALHALAENHADADSRRIARSIVE, from the coding sequence ATGCCTGAACTGCTAACGGAAATCCGCGACCAGCTGGCAGCGCTGCAAGAGCAGAAGCTGTTGCGCAAGCGGCGTATCGTCGACGGGCCGCAAGGGCCGTTGCTGGACGTCGAGGGCCGGCAATACCTGGCTTTTTGCAGCAACGATTATCTCGGCCTCGCAAACCATCCGGCATTGCGCGCCGCGGCGCAGGCCGGGCTCGACCAATACGGCGTCGGCGCCAGCGCGTCGGCCCTGATCAGTGGCCACACCAGCGTGGTCGAAGAACTGGAACTGGCGCTGGCGGCATTCACCGGCCTGCCGCGCGCGCTGCATTTTTCGACCGGCTACATGGCCAACATGGGCACCATCCCGGCGCTGGTCGGCCCTGGAGATATCGTCTTCTCGGACCGGCTCAACCACGCTTGCCTGATAGACGGCGCGCGTTTGTCGGGCGCGCAGTTCCGCGTCTATCCGCATGCCGACGTGGCGCGGCTGGAGCAGTTGCTGGCCAAGAGCGAGCACCCGCGCAAGCTGGTCGTCACCGATGCGGTGTTCAGCATGGATGGCGATATCGCGCCCTTGCCGGAATTGCTGGCCCTGTGTGAAAAATACGATGCCTGGCTGCTGGTCGACGATGCCCACGGTTTTGGCGTGCTGGGTCCGCAAGGACGCGGCAGCCTGGCGCATTTCGGTTTGCAGTCGCAGCGCATCCTGTACATGGGAACCCTGGGCAAGGCCGCGGGCGTAGCCGGCGCTTTTGTCGCCGGTGATGCGCTGCTGATCGAATGGCTGCTGCAGTGCGCGCGCACCTATGTATTTACTACCGCCAGCCCGCCCATGCTGGCGAGCGCCTTGCTGGCGGCGGTCAGGCTGATGCAGGAAGAAGACTGGCGCCAGCAGCATCTGCGCACATTGATTGCCCGCTTGCGCAGCGGACTGGCCAGCTTGCCATGGCCTTTGCTGCCATCCGAGACGCCGGTGCAGGCGTTGATCGTCGAAGACAACCAGCTGGCGCTGGACCTGATGGCGGGCTTGCGCGAGCAGGGCATCTGGGTGCCGGCGATCCGGCCGCCGACCGTGCCGAAGGGCACGGCGCGCCTGCGCATATCGCTGTCGGCGGCGCACAGCATCGAACAAGTGGATCAATTGGTCAGCGCTCTGCATGCGCTGGCCGAAAATCATGCAGACGCGGATTCGCGACGCATAGCGAGGAGCATAGTTGAATAA
- a CDS encoding cytochrome P450: MINEDFLNNPYPAYHALRAAGALHWSPEFCGGAWLLTGHADVASVLRDPRFSVRRAGGWANSSGPQALTELREFKRIFSRSLLFVDAPQHTRLRQVMNAGFKPSALQELGPQIQEIVDRLLDQVLAKAAEAAPGQFTEFDFMRDFARPLPALVIAGMLGIAAADRSEFVAWSDDIAAFIGSPTPTLEIARAAQVSLVAMNEYFRQLLPQRRAALGDDLMSQLIRAEASGGIITTKELLAQCCTLLFAGHETTRNLLGNGMLALLQHPEQWQALQDTPALLPSALKELLRFDSPVQYTGRRLKVDVEMHGQRMKKGDLVIPLIGAANRDPAKFTDPDRLDIQRNQGAHLSFGYGPHVCIGATLTYLEAEIAMRSVMQRLPQLRLAGAAQSWGGNAVYRSLNRLPLQFARPAAAAHLEPAEVLYA; this comes from the coding sequence ATGATTAACGAAGATTTTTTGAACAACCCGTACCCCGCCTACCACGCCCTGCGTGCCGCGGGCGCGCTGCACTGGAGCCCGGAGTTCTGCGGCGGCGCCTGGCTGCTGACCGGCCACGCCGATGTCGCCAGCGTGCTGCGCGATCCGCGTTTCTCGGTGCGCCGCGCCGGCGGCTGGGCCAACAGCAGCGGTCCGCAAGCATTGACCGAGCTGCGTGAGTTCAAGCGCATTTTTTCGCGTTCGCTGCTGTTCGTGGACGCGCCGCAGCATACGCGCCTGCGCCAAGTCATGAATGCAGGCTTCAAGCCGTCGGCATTGCAGGAGCTGGGACCGCAGATCCAGGAGATCGTCGACCGCCTGCTGGACCAGGTGCTGGCCAAGGCCGCCGAAGCCGCGCCTGGGCAATTTACCGAATTCGACTTTATGCGCGATTTCGCCCGTCCCCTGCCGGCGCTGGTGATTGCCGGCATGCTCGGCATCGCCGCCGCAGACCGCAGCGAATTCGTGGCCTGGTCCGACGACATCGCGGCGTTCATCGGCAGCCCGACGCCGACGCTGGAGATCGCCCGCGCGGCCCAGGTCAGCCTGGTCGCCATGAACGAATATTTCCGGCAATTGCTGCCGCAGCGCCGCGCGGCACTTGGCGACGACCTGATGAGCCAGCTGATACGCGCCGAAGCCAGCGGCGGCATCATCACCACCAAGGAACTGCTGGCGCAATGCTGCACGCTGCTGTTCGCCGGCCATGAAACCACGCGCAACCTGCTGGGCAACGGCATGCTGGCGCTGCTGCAGCATCCAGAACAATGGCAGGCCTTGCAGGACACGCCGGCGCTGCTGCCGTCGGCCCTGAAGGAATTGCTGCGTTTCGACAGCCCGGTGCAATACACCGGACGCCGCCTCAAGGTCGATGTCGAGATGCATGGCCAGCGGATGAAAAAAGGCGACCTGGTGATCCCGCTGATCGGCGCAGCCAACCGCGATCCGGCCAAATTCACCGATCCGGACCGGCTCGACATCCAGCGCAACCAGGGCGCCCATCTGTCCTTCGGGTACGGCCCGCATGTCTGCATCGGCGCTACGCTGACCTACCTGGAAGCGGAAATCGCCATGCGCAGCGTGATGCAGCGTTTGCCGCAGCTGCGGCTGGCCGGCGCCGCCCAGTCCTGGGGCGGCAATGCGGTGTACCGCAGCCTGAACCGGCTGCCGCTGCAATTCGCGCGGCCGGCGGCGGCTGCGCACTTAGAACCAGCGGAAGTGCTGTATGCCTGA
- a CDS encoding carboxyl transferase domain-containing protein, whose amino-acid sequence MPQLESKLNPRSEEFQQNANALNLLVDDLRQKVAQIAEGGGEAARNKHVARGKLLPRERVQMLLDPGTPFMEFSQLAAYHVYKDKDGSDAAPAAGVITGIGRIAGQECVVVCNDATVKGGTYYPLSVKKHLRAQEIAEQNNLPCIYLVDSGGANLPNQDEVFPDRDHFGRIFYNQANLSAKGIPQIAVVMGSCTAGGAYVPAMSDESIIVKNQGTIFLAGPPLVKAATGEVVSAEDLGGGDVHTRLSGVADHLAQNDMHALSLARTIVSNLNRQKPQGPLLRPVAEPKYPAQELYGVIPLDTRKPFDVREVIARIVDGSEFDEFKARYGTTLICGFAHIYGMPVGIVANNGILFSEAALKGTHFIELCSQRKIPLVFLQNITGFMVGRRYENEGIARNGAKMVTAVATTAVPKLTVIIGGSFGAGNYGMCGRAYSPRFLWMWPNARISVMGGEQAAGVLATVKRDGIEGKGGSWSAEEEEAFKKPIRDQYEHQGHPYYASARLWDDGVIDPADTRKVLGLGLSAALNAPIAETKFGVFRM is encoded by the coding sequence ATGCCCCAGTTAGAAAGCAAGCTGAATCCACGCAGCGAAGAATTCCAGCAAAACGCCAACGCGCTTAACCTGCTGGTCGACGACCTGCGCCAGAAAGTCGCGCAGATCGCCGAAGGCGGCGGCGAGGCCGCGCGCAACAAGCACGTGGCGCGCGGCAAGCTGCTGCCGCGCGAACGGGTGCAGATGCTGCTCGATCCCGGCACGCCGTTCATGGAATTTTCCCAGCTGGCTGCCTATCACGTCTACAAGGACAAGGATGGCAGCGACGCCGCGCCCGCCGCCGGCGTGATTACCGGCATCGGCCGCATCGCCGGCCAGGAATGCGTGGTGGTCTGCAATGACGCCACCGTCAAGGGCGGCACCTACTATCCGCTTAGCGTCAAAAAGCATTTGCGGGCGCAGGAAATCGCCGAGCAGAACAACCTGCCTTGCATCTATCTGGTCGACAGCGGCGGCGCCAACCTGCCCAACCAGGACGAAGTGTTTCCGGACCGCGACCATTTCGGCCGCATCTTCTACAACCAGGCCAACCTGTCGGCCAAGGGCATTCCGCAGATCGCCGTGGTGATGGGTTCGTGCACCGCCGGCGGCGCCTACGTGCCGGCGATGAGCGACGAGTCGATCATCGTCAAGAACCAGGGCACGATTTTCCTGGCCGGGCCGCCGCTGGTGAAAGCCGCGACGGGAGAAGTGGTGAGCGCCGAAGACCTGGGCGGCGGCGATGTCCATACTCGCCTGTCCGGCGTGGCCGATCACCTGGCGCAGAACGACATGCATGCGCTGTCGCTGGCGCGCACCATCGTCTCCAACCTGAACCGCCAGAAACCGCAAGGGCCGCTGCTGCGCCCGGTGGCCGAACCCAAGTATCCGGCGCAGGAACTGTACGGCGTGATCCCGCTCGATACCCGCAAGCCCTTCGATGTGCGTGAAGTGATCGCGCGCATCGTCGACGGCAGCGAATTCGACGAATTCAAGGCGCGCTACGGCACCACGCTGATCTGCGGTTTCGCCCATATCTACGGCATGCCGGTCGGTATCGTCGCCAACAACGGCATCCTGTTTTCGGAAGCGGCCTTGAAGGGCACGCATTTCATCGAACTGTGCTCGCAGCGCAAGATCCCGCTGGTGTTCCTGCAGAACATCACCGGCTTCATGGTCGGCCGCCGCTACGAAAACGAAGGCATTGCCCGTAACGGCGCCAAGATGGTGACCGCGGTGGCGACCACCGCGGTGCCCAAGCTGACGGTCATCATCGGCGGCAGCTTTGGCGCCGGCAACTACGGCATGTGCGGCCGCGCCTATTCGCCGCGCTTCCTGTGGATGTGGCCGAATGCGCGCATCTCGGTGATGGGCGGCGAGCAGGCAGCCGGCGTGCTGGCCACCGTCAAGCGCGACGGCATCGAAGGCAAGGGCGGCAGCTGGAGCGCGGAGGAGGAGGAAGCTTTCAAGAAACCGATCCGCGACCAGTACGAGCACCAGGGCCACCCGTATTACGCTTCCGCCCGTCTGTGGGACGACGGCGTGATCGATCCGGCCGATACCCGCAAGGTGCTGGGACTGGGTTTGAGCGCGGCCCTGAATGCGCCGATCGCGGAAACCAAGTTCGGCGTGTTCCGGATGTAA
- a CDS encoding DinB family protein yields MMQQYFVTLARYHVWATDQLLAHIEAISEAEYRQDRGLYFGSVHGTLNHMLVGERHWYARLADGVSLKMALDIELESGRDALAAALREAVGRWEKWLTDHPPQNFDRDLHYNRASGAPAVAPFAPTLGHVFNHGTHHRGQLTAALTGMGRACPELDLIYWTVAMRQAEMNK; encoded by the coding sequence ATGATGCAACAATATTTTGTAACGCTGGCCCGCTATCATGTCTGGGCTACCGACCAATTGCTGGCCCATATCGAGGCCATCAGCGAGGCTGAATATCGTCAGGATCGCGGATTGTATTTTGGCTCCGTGCACGGCACGCTCAACCATATGCTGGTAGGCGAACGTCATTGGTACGCGCGTCTTGCCGACGGCGTCTCGTTGAAGATGGCGCTGGACATCGAACTGGAAAGCGGGCGCGATGCACTGGCTGCGGCTTTGCGGGAGGCGGTCGGTCGTTGGGAAAAATGGCTGACGGACCATCCGCCGCAAAATTTTGATCGCGACCTGCATTACAACAGAGCCTCCGGCGCACCGGCCGTGGCGCCATTTGCGCCAACTCTAGGGCATGTATTCAATCATGGGACTCACCACCGCGGTCAACTTACCGCGGCTTTGACCGGGATGGGGCGTGCTTGCCCGGAACTCGATCTCATTTACTGGACCGTCGCAATGCGGCAAGCGGAGATGAACAAGTGA
- the bioB gene encoding biotin synthase BioB, with translation MSSQPITFQPANSITQKPMVLPADAKWPVQTVLDLFNLPFNELMFKAQQIHRENFDPNEVELATLLSIKTGGCPEDCGYCPQAARYDTGVTAQKILPLDTVLEAARQAKAHGATRFCMGAAWREPKDRDLEKVEEMVREVKALGLETCATLGMLGEGQAERLKGAGLDYYNHNLDTAPEIYGDIITTRDYQNRLDTLDSVRGAGIKVCCGGIVGMGESRLQRAGLVAQLANLEPYPESVPVNNLVQVEGTPLHGIDPIDLFEFVRTVAVARITMPKARVRLSAGRRQMGEAIQSLCFLAGANSIFYGDKLLTTGNPEVEEDRALLEKLGMHSRSSAFDARCEVTADNNTQPQ, from the coding sequence ATGTCATCGCAACCAATTACATTCCAGCCAGCGAATTCAATCACACAGAAACCTATGGTCCTGCCAGCCGACGCCAAATGGCCGGTGCAAACCGTGCTGGACTTGTTCAATCTGCCGTTCAACGAACTGATGTTCAAGGCGCAGCAAATCCACCGCGAAAACTTCGACCCTAACGAAGTCGAACTGGCGACCCTGCTGTCGATCAAGACCGGCGGCTGCCCGGAAGATTGCGGCTACTGCCCGCAGGCAGCGCGCTACGACACCGGCGTCACCGCGCAAAAGATCCTGCCGCTGGACACCGTGCTGGAAGCCGCGCGGCAAGCCAAGGCGCACGGCGCGACCCGCTTCTGCATGGGCGCGGCATGGCGCGAGCCGAAAGACCGCGACCTGGAAAAGGTCGAAGAAATGGTGCGCGAAGTCAAGGCGCTCGGCCTGGAAACCTGCGCCACGCTGGGCATGCTGGGCGAAGGCCAGGCTGAACGCCTGAAGGGCGCCGGCCTCGACTACTACAATCACAATCTCGATACCGCGCCGGAAATCTACGGCGACATCATCACTACCCGCGATTACCAGAATCGCCTCGATACGCTCGACAGCGTGCGCGGCGCCGGCATCAAGGTCTGCTGCGGCGGCATCGTCGGCATGGGCGAATCGCGCCTGCAGCGCGCCGGCCTGGTGGCGCAGCTGGCGAACCTGGAGCCGTATCCGGAATCGGTGCCGGTGAATAACCTGGTGCAGGTCGAAGGCACGCCGCTGCACGGCATCGACCCGATCGACCTGTTCGAATTCGTGCGCACCGTGGCAGTGGCCCGCATCACCATGCCGAAGGCGCGCGTGCGTCTGTCCGCCGGCCGCCGGCAGATGGGCGAGGCGATCCAGTCGCTGTGTTTCCTGGCCGGCGCCAACTCGATTTTCTACGGCGACAAGCTGCTCACGACCGGCAATCCAGAAGTGGAAGAAGACCGCGCCTTGCTGGAAAAACTCGGCATGCACTCGCGTTCATCGGCATTCGATGCGCGTTGCGAAGTCACTGCCGACAACAACACCCAGCCACAATAA
- the bioA gene encoding adenosylmethionine--8-amino-7-oxononanoate transaminase — protein sequence MSAARPGLVQRSLDSVWHPCTQMQHHESVPLIAVSRGRGAWLYDTDGKRYLDGISSWWVNLFGHANPRINAALKDQLDQLEHAMLAGFTHEPVVQLSEQLAARTGNVLGHCFYASDGASAVEIALKMSFHAWRNAGYTDKQEFVCLKGSYHGETIGALAVTDVPLFRDAYGPLLRQAHVVASPDARGARDGESAADVALRAAATLEKLLQQRSSHIAAIIIEPLVQCATGMAMHDPVYLRELRALCDRYKVHLIFDEIAVGCGRTGTFFASEQAAAPGQEPVWPDFLCLSKGISGGYLPLSLVMTRDEIYRAFYDNDLARGFLHSHSYTGNPLACRAALATLAIFEEDDVINVNRERAQRITAALEPLAQHPQVRHFRQRGMIWAFDAVIDNKALAATFSRRFFASAVEHELLLRPIGKTVYLMPPYILDDQEIDLLATRTAAVFESVIGHD from the coding sequence ATATCTGCGGCACGGCCGGGCCTGGTCCAGCGCAGCCTGGACAGCGTCTGGCATCCGTGCACCCAGATGCAGCACCACGAATCGGTGCCGCTGATCGCGGTCAGCCGCGGCCGCGGCGCCTGGCTGTACGATACCGACGGCAAACGCTACCTGGACGGCATCAGTTCCTGGTGGGTCAACCTGTTCGGCCACGCCAACCCGCGCATCAATGCCGCACTGAAGGACCAGCTCGACCAATTGGAACATGCGATGCTGGCCGGTTTCACGCATGAACCGGTAGTGCAGCTGTCGGAACAGCTGGCGGCGCGCACCGGCAACGTGCTGGGCCACTGTTTCTACGCGTCGGACGGCGCCTCGGCGGTAGAGATCGCTCTGAAGATGAGTTTCCACGCCTGGCGCAATGCCGGCTATACCGACAAGCAGGAATTCGTTTGCCTGAAAGGCAGTTATCACGGCGAAACCATAGGCGCGCTGGCGGTTACCGACGTGCCTCTTTTCCGCGACGCTTATGGCCCCTTGCTGCGGCAGGCGCATGTGGTGGCATCGCCTGATGCACGCGGCGCGCGTGACGGCGAAAGCGCCGCCGACGTCGCCCTGCGTGCCGCCGCCACGCTGGAAAAACTGCTACAGCAGCGCTCCAGCCATATCGCCGCCATCATCATCGAACCGCTGGTGCAATGCGCCACCGGCATGGCGATGCACGATCCGGTTTACCTGCGTGAGCTGCGCGCATTGTGCGACCGTTACAAAGTCCATCTGATCTTTGACGAGATTGCCGTCGGCTGCGGCCGCACCGGCACTTTTTTTGCCTCCGAACAGGCTGCCGCTCCTGGACAGGAACCGGTCTGGCCGGATTTTCTGTGCCTGTCGAAAGGCATCAGCGGCGGTTACCTGCCGCTGTCGCTGGTGATGACGCGCGACGAGATTTACCGTGCCTTCTACGACAACGACCTGGCGCGCGGTTTCCTCCATTCGCATTCCTACACCGGCAATCCGCTGGCCTGCCGCGCTGCGCTGGCGACGCTGGCGATTTTCGAAGAAGACGATGTAATCAACGTCAACCGCGAGCGCGCCCAACGCATCACGGCAGCACTGGAACCGTTGGCGCAGCATCCGCAAGTGCGCCATTTTCGCCAGCGCGGCATGATCTGGGCTTTTGACGCGGTGATCGACAACAAGGCCCTGGCCGCGACTTTCTCGCGCCGCTTTTTCGCCAGCGCGGTAGAGCATGAATTGCTGCTGCGGCCGATAGGCAAGACGGTGTACCTGATGCCGCCGTATATCCTGGACGACCAGGAAATCGATCTGCTGGCAACCCGCACCGCCGCCGTTTTCGAAAGCGTGATCGGCCATGACTGA